The following DNA comes from Desulfuromonadales bacterium.
ACGATGGGATCTCCGTTTGCCTGCAACTGCGGCAGGAATCCATCGAGCCGGGCGCGCTCCTCGTCGGATTTGACCGGATAGGCGTAGGTGGGCACGGCACCCGGGATGTGATGTTCGCCGAACTCCTGTTCGACCTGAATGTCGAGCAGGGTAAGCGCTTGCTTGCTCTCGATCCTGGCCTTGAGCGCCTCGGCGGTCAGGTAATTGTAGGAACCCTTCTCGGCCGCCACCGCCGACACGCTCCAACCGGCCGTCAGCGCCACCACAGCCAGCAAGAACAATACACTCAGCCTCTGCATGATAGAACCTCCCGAAGAAATTTTTGGCGAAGTCTAACATCACCTGCAGGGCAAAGAAAAATTCGAAAAACAAATGTGTTTTTGCTTTTCAATCGCTTCTTCCTATGAACTGGACTGGCCAGGGCGGCGGAAAATCAAACCGGCGCCCTTTTTCGTCAAGGGAAAGAAGGGCTGCCACTCTTTCACCCTGTTCTTCCCTGTTCACGCTTCCCCTGCCGACTGTTTTCCGCTATCCTCGCATTCCGGCGGCGCACGGCCGGGGAGCGTCCCACGCACCGAGAACCGCAAACCACCACCCGACCGGGAGTGGCGCCGTCAGACCGGCGTCGGACCAACCCCATGCAGCCAG
Coding sequences within:
- a CDS encoding rhodanese-like domain-containing protein, with protein sequence MQRLSVLFLLAVVALTAGWSVSAVAAEKGSYNYLTAEALKARIESKQALTLLDIQVEQEFGEHHIPGAVPTYAYPVKSDEERARLDGFLPQLQANGDPIVIVCPRGEGGAKRSYDYLLGKGIAPARLLILEKGQEGWPYPELTEKRDK